The following proteins are co-located in the Candidatus Delongbacteria bacterium genome:
- the mce gene encoding methylmalonyl-CoA epimerase, whose amino-acid sequence MSKLKKINHVGIAVSNLEEAAQKYVAITGEADYHTEYVEDQDVLVAMFHVGESKIELLQGKSERSPISKFLEKNREGLHHICYEVENVEQAINELKEQGYKLIDEVPRIGAGGHRIAFIHPKSTQGVLTELLEKKK is encoded by the coding sequence ATGTCAAAACTAAAGAAAATCAATCACGTAGGTATTGCAGTGAGCAATTTGGAAGAAGCTGCTCAAAAATACGTCGCAATTACAGGTGAAGCAGATTATCATACTGAATATGTGGAAGATCAGGATGTTCTTGTGGCGATGTTCCATGTTGGAGAAAGTAAAATTGAACTTCTTCAAGGGAAATCAGAAAGATCACCTATTTCAAAATTTCTTGAAAAAAATAGAGAAGGTCTTCACCATATTTGCTACGAAGTTGAGAATGTTGAACAGGCTATAAATGAACTAAAAGAACAAGGTTATAAATTAATTGATGAAGTTCCAAGAATCGGAGCAGGTGGACACAGAATAGCTTTCATTCACCCAAAATCTACACAAGGTGTACTTACAGAACTTTTAGAAAAAAAGAAATAG
- a CDS encoding aminotransferase class I/II-fold pyridoxal phosphate-dependent enzyme: MRNKNYKFETLMIHGHDFKDQHGSVSLPIHQTSTFQFESTEHGGKCFLGEADGYIYTRVTNPTHRALEQVIASMEGADDCVAFGSGMAAISHLVLHFCGAGDNYICGSTVYGGTMGLATHVLPKHKIEARFISGDCADELESKIDANTKLVFLETPANPTLRLIDIEMIANVCKKHNIPFCVDNTFCSPYLQKPLQHGATMVMHSGTKYLNGHGDVISGFIVGEQQFINSLRLDTQLDLGGIISPFNAWLILRGIKTLAVRMEKHSDNAEIVAKWLLKQEKISNVAYPGLEETNPKFDLFKKQMKRGSGLVSFEVGSTKAEAARFCDNLKLCTLAVSLGDCDTLIQHPASMTHSPYSVEELEVAGIKPNTVRISVGLENVDDIIADLELGLSKV, encoded by the coding sequence ATGAGAAATAAAAACTATAAATTCGAAACTTTAATGATTCATGGTCACGATTTTAAAGATCAACACGGATCCGTTTCATTACCAATTCACCAAACCTCAACCTTCCAATTCGAATCAACTGAACATGGCGGAAAATGCTTTCTTGGTGAAGCTGACGGTTATATCTACACAAGAGTAACAAATCCAACTCACAGAGCTTTAGAGCAAGTTATTGCTTCAATGGAAGGTGCTGATGATTGTGTGGCTTTTGGATCTGGTATGGCTGCAATATCTCACTTAGTTCTTCACTTCTGTGGTGCAGGAGATAATTATATTTGTGGTTCTACAGTTTATGGCGGTACAATGGGTCTTGCAACTCATGTTCTTCCAAAACATAAAATTGAAGCTAGGTTTATTTCTGGTGACTGTGCTGATGAGTTAGAAAGTAAAATTGATGCAAATACAAAATTAGTTTTCCTTGAAACTCCAGCAAATCCAACATTAAGATTAATTGATATTGAAATGATTGCAAATGTTTGTAAAAAACATAATATTCCATTCTGTGTTGACAATACATTCTGTTCTCCATATTTGCAAAAACCATTGCAACATGGTGCTACTATGGTTATGCATTCTGGAACAAAATATCTTAATGGTCACGGTGATGTTATCTCTGGATTTATAGTTGGTGAACAACAGTTTATAAACTCACTTAGACTTGATACTCAACTTGATCTTGGAGGTATTATCTCTCCTTTCAATGCATGGCTAATCCTTAGAGGTATTAAAACACTTGCAGTTAGAATGGAGAAACACTCAGACAATGCTGAAATAGTTGCAAAATGGCTTCTTAAACAAGAAAAAATTAGCAATGTAGCGTATCCTGGGCTTGAAGAAACAAATCCAAAATTTGATCTTTTCAAAAAGCAAATGAAAAGAGGAAGTGGACTTGTTAGCTTTGAAGTGGGATCAACTAAAGCTGAAGCTGCAAGATTCTGTGACAATCTAAAACTTTGTACATTAGCTGTAAGCCTTGGTGATTGTGATACTCTTATCCAGCATCCAGCATCTATGACTCACTCTCCTTATTCAGTTGAAGAATTAGAAGTTGCTGGTATCAAACCTAATACGGTTAGAATATCTGTTGGTCTTGAAAATGTTGATGATATAATTGCTGATCTTGAACTTGGACTTTCAAAAGTTTAA
- the nuoE gene encoding NADH-quinone oxidoreductase subunit NuoE translates to MCESTHINKDQKAQILEICKNFRNDAGELINVLHKTQHLIGYLPREAQEIIAEGLNISVAKVFGVVSFYSFFTMEPKGEHPISICTGTACYVRGAEKVLDEFKKQLKIQVGETTEDGKFSIDCLRCVGACGLAPVVMVGEKVYGSVKPEDVKHIIANYV, encoded by the coding sequence ATGTGTGAATCTACTCATATAAATAAAGATCAAAAAGCTCAGATTCTTGAAATATGTAAAAATTTCAGAAATGATGCTGGTGAACTTATAAATGTTCTTCACAAAACTCAGCATCTTATTGGTTATTTGCCAAGAGAAGCTCAAGAAATCATTGCTGAAGGTTTGAACATTAGTGTTGCTAAAGTATTCGGAGTTGTATCTTTCTATTCTTTCTTCACTATGGAACCTAAAGGAGAACATCCTATATCAATTTGTACAGGTACCGCTTGTTATGTAAGGGGTGCTGAAAAGGTACTTGATGAATTCAAGAAACAACTTAAAATCCAAGTTGGCGAAACAACTGAAGATGGAAAATTCTCAATTGACTGTCTAAGATGTGTTGGTGCTTGTGGTCTTGCACCGGTTGTTATGGTTGGTGAAAAGGTTTACGGAAGTGTAAAACCAGAAGATGTTAAGCATATCATCGCTAACTACGTGTAA